The following coding sequences are from one Thermoplasmata archaeon window:
- a CDS encoding archaeosine biosynthesis radical SAM protein RaSEA, which yields MSPSSVARAVAHDRRPGPAGGESARRYVNQWVEDEAIGAEQVRAFVLILRTRGCYWADEKGCSMCGYAKDTLGRSATLDELAEQTERALQRYAGEPYVKVYTSGSFLDDREVDPESRRRLVERFSGRARRLLFETLPEFATPEVLRPLASSFDGELEVALGLETTDPVVLARYVHKNAPPSEYLAAGDRVRSLGLRAKAYLLLKPPYLTEEESIEDVVRSVREAAPHFDALSVNPVHIQNGTVVEWLYHRGRYRPPWLWSVAEVLRRGSEERGSSRLVSFPTAGGLARGPHNCGTCDARVLAEIERASLSQDFAGLDALDCGCRSEWQTGRALQGLGVEA from the coding sequence GTGAGCCCGAGCTCGGTCGCCCGCGCCGTCGCGCACGACCGTCGACCGGGCCCCGCGGGGGGGGAGTCCGCCCGCCGGTACGTCAACCAGTGGGTCGAGGACGAAGCGATCGGTGCCGAGCAGGTCCGGGCGTTCGTGCTCATTCTCCGGACCCGCGGCTGCTACTGGGCCGACGAGAAGGGGTGCTCGATGTGCGGCTACGCGAAGGACACGCTCGGGCGGTCGGCGACGCTCGACGAACTCGCGGAGCAGACCGAGCGGGCCCTCCAGCGGTACGCGGGTGAGCCGTACGTCAAGGTGTACACGTCGGGGAGCTTCCTCGACGACCGCGAGGTCGACCCTGAGAGTCGCCGGCGGCTCGTGGAACGGTTCTCCGGGAGGGCCCGCCGCCTGCTTTTCGAAACGCTCCCCGAGTTCGCCACGCCCGAGGTGCTCCGGCCGCTCGCGTCGTCGTTCGACGGCGAGCTCGAGGTCGCGCTCGGGCTCGAGACGACCGACCCCGTGGTGCTGGCCCGATACGTCCACAAGAACGCGCCGCCGTCGGAGTACCTCGCCGCCGGGGATCGAGTCCGTTCGCTGGGGCTGCGCGCCAAAGCCTACCTCCTCCTGAAGCCCCCGTACCTGACCGAGGAGGAGTCGATCGAGGACGTGGTCCGGTCGGTCCGCGAAGCGGCCCCCCACTTCGACGCGCTCTCGGTCAACCCGGTCCACATCCAGAACGGCACCGTCGTCGAGTGGCTGTACCACCGGGGCCGCTACCGCCCGCCGTGGCTCTGGAGCGTCGCCGAGGTGCTCCGGCGAGGCTCGGAAGAACGCGGGTCGTCTCGTCTCGTCTCCTTCCCTACCGCCGGTGGGCTCGCGCGCGGGCCGCACAACTGCGGCACCTGCGACGCACGGGTCCTCGCCGAAATCGAGAGAGCCTCCCTTTCCCAGGACTTTGCGGGGCTGGACGCGCTCGATTGCGGATGTCGCTCGGAGTGGCAGACGGGGCGTGCGCTGCAAGGGCTCGGAGTGGAAGCGTGA